The following coding sequences lie in one Peribacillus frigoritolerans genomic window:
- a CDS encoding GAF domain-containing protein: MEFNGDSKSKEDQPFKKACEHVLEEMNGDFVGLALQNRNGPDISWHYAAGNRNDKYKRITVRYGKGIAGRVISTGTPMKIEGFPNNIHGKALDYPIMLAENLSCAFAVPIQFKGVPKGVLLVGKRTAQPISESDQHKILDAANKLEKELNSSI, from the coding sequence ATGGAATTTAACGGGGACAGTAAATCGAAAGAGGATCAACCATTTAAAAAAGCGTGTGAACATGTATTAGAAGAAATGAATGGTGATTTTGTAGGCCTTGCCTTACAAAACAGAAATGGTCCTGACATAAGCTGGCATTATGCCGCCGGAAACAGAAATGATAAGTACAAAAGGATAACTGTTCGATATGGAAAAGGAATAGCAGGTAGGGTCATATCAACGGGGACGCCGATGAAAATTGAGGGTTTCCCCAATAATATCCACGGCAAAGCTTTAGATTATCCCATTATGCTTGCGGAAAATCTCAGTTGCGCCTTCGCAGTTCCGATTCAATTTAAAGGTGTTCCCAAGGGGGTATTATTAGTAGGTAAACGAACAGCTCAGCCTATTTCTGAAAGCGACCAGCATAAGATCCTTGATGCAGCGAATAAACTGGAAAAGGAATTGAACAGCTCTATTTAA
- a CDS encoding biotin-dependent carboxyltransferase family protein, producing the protein MSLRVIKPGILTSIQDLGRKGFQQHGVIVSGAMDAHSLRIANMLVGNEEGEAALEITLMGPTIKVEKNCLISITGGNLSPTIDNHAVPMWRPILVKNGSMLRFAGCKSGCRAYLTVAGGFAIPEVMASKSTYLRAGIGGYMGRALKADDVLEFNEPSKNLGDRTFKGSFSFPKWFVNEKEFMPGGKALIRFIDGSQYEYFTDYSKDSFVAGAFKVSNQSDRMGYRLSGPTLKLKDNGELLSEAVTNGSVQVPPDGNPIILLADSQTTGGYPKIAQVITADLPSIAQVKPGESIQFSRVNLKEAERLFLQKERQLKELQVSISLALNKWLDI; encoded by the coding sequence GTGAGCCTGCGCGTAATCAAACCGGGAATATTGACCAGTATACAGGATCTTGGAAGAAAAGGATTCCAGCAACATGGGGTGATTGTAAGCGGGGCGATGGATGCACATTCGTTACGAATTGCCAATATGCTGGTTGGCAATGAAGAAGGAGAAGCGGCCTTGGAAATTACATTAATGGGGCCGACCATTAAAGTCGAGAAAAATTGCCTGATTTCGATAACGGGTGGAAACTTATCACCTACAATCGATAATCATGCTGTACCGATGTGGAGGCCCATTCTTGTGAAAAATGGATCGATGCTTCGATTTGCAGGGTGTAAATCAGGTTGCAGGGCTTACTTAACTGTAGCGGGAGGCTTTGCTATTCCTGAAGTCATGGCCAGTAAAAGCACATATCTAAGGGCTGGGATTGGCGGCTATATGGGGAGGGCATTAAAGGCTGACGATGTCTTGGAGTTTAATGAACCTTCGAAAAATCTTGGTGATCGGACGTTCAAAGGTTCATTTTCCTTCCCAAAGTGGTTTGTCAATGAGAAGGAGTTCATGCCAGGAGGAAAAGCTCTCATCCGGTTCATCGATGGAAGCCAATATGAATATTTCACAGATTACAGTAAAGATAGTTTTGTAGCGGGTGCCTTTAAAGTTTCCAATCAATCCGACCGCATGGGATATAGATTATCGGGCCCTACACTGAAATTAAAGGATAATGGGGAGTTATTATCTGAAGCGGTCACAAATGGGTCCGTTCAGGTTCCTCCTGATGGAAATCCAATCATTCTCCTTGCGGATAGCCAAACAACGGGGGGGTATCCTAAGATAGCTCAGGTGATTACGGCAGATTTACCAAGTATCGCTCAGGTTAAACCAGGGGAATCCATACAGTTCTCAAGGGTGAACTTAAAGGAAGCTGAGCGGCTTTTCCTTCAAAAAGAACGGCAATTGAAGGAATTGCAAGTTTCGATTTCCTTGGCCCTGAACAAATGGCTGGATATATAA
- a CDS encoding nitrate/nitrite transporter, whose protein sequence is MFRKIQLPLQTLNLVVGFMVWVLISSLLPFIKEDIAIQDGQLALVTAVPVILGSILRIPLGFYANQFGARKIFLISFISLLFPVYYISIADSLADLLIGGLFLGIGGAVFSVGVTSLPKYYPKERHGFINGIYGAGNLGTAISAFAAPVVATKFGWSTTVQLYLVILAVFIAGNFLLGDKKELRVKTPLLEQIKGVYKNEKLWLLSLFYFITFGSFVAFTIYLPNFLVANFGLDKVDAGVRTAGFIVLATLMRPIGGWLADRFHSLILLMFVFGIYTISAMILSFAPSIGWYTFGCLSIALCAGMGNGVIFKLVPMYFQKQAGIVNGIVSAMGGLGGFFPPLILSLLFNITGHYAIGFMALSEVALASLILVVWMYFQGKMGLAKEVIDNTIEGILITDTNGKIISVNPSFTRITGYQENEVIGKNPSILKSGKQPQTFYEDMWKSIEKNGFWQGEILNSRKDGQQYLQWLTISAIKNDAGDVVQYAGMFSDISSHRVKKA, encoded by the coding sequence ATGTTTAGAAAAATTCAGCTTCCATTACAAACCTTAAACCTCGTTGTAGGATTTATGGTGTGGGTATTAATTTCGTCCCTGCTGCCTTTTATTAAAGAAGATATCGCAATACAGGATGGTCAGCTTGCACTGGTAACAGCTGTTCCTGTTATTTTAGGATCTATTCTTCGCATTCCCCTTGGCTTTTACGCCAATCAGTTCGGGGCCAGGAAAATTTTCCTGATTAGCTTTATATCGCTGTTATTCCCTGTTTATTATATCAGTATTGCGGATTCTCTTGCTGATTTGTTGATTGGAGGGCTATTTCTTGGTATTGGGGGAGCTGTATTCTCTGTTGGAGTAACCTCTTTACCGAAGTACTACCCTAAGGAACGCCATGGCTTTATAAACGGAATTTACGGTGCAGGAAACCTCGGAACGGCTATATCAGCATTTGCAGCACCTGTTGTAGCTACGAAGTTTGGCTGGTCAACAACCGTACAGCTTTATCTTGTGATTTTGGCGGTATTTATCGCAGGTAACTTCCTATTAGGGGATAAAAAGGAACTGAGAGTAAAGACACCGCTTTTAGAACAAATTAAGGGTGTCTACAAAAATGAAAAACTATGGCTGCTAAGCTTATTTTACTTTATAACATTCGGTTCTTTTGTTGCATTTACTATTTATCTGCCAAACTTTCTTGTAGCGAACTTTGGATTGGATAAAGTTGATGCAGGTGTAAGGACAGCAGGCTTTATTGTTCTTGCCACTCTTATGAGACCTATTGGCGGGTGGCTTGCCGACCGCTTCCATTCTCTTATTCTGCTCATGTTTGTTTTTGGAATTTATACGATTTCAGCAATGATCCTATCCTTTGCTCCATCAATTGGCTGGTACACATTTGGCTGTTTAAGTATTGCTCTCTGTGCTGGAATGGGAAATGGTGTTATTTTTAAACTGGTGCCGATGTATTTCCAAAAGCAGGCCGGTATTGTGAATGGAATTGTGTCCGCAATGGGAGGTTTGGGAGGATTTTTCCCGCCGTTAATTCTATCCTTGTTATTCAATATCACAGGACATTATGCAATCGGGTTCATGGCATTGTCAGAAGTTGCCCTTGCAAGTTTGATTTTAGTAGTCTGGATGTATTTCCAAGGTAAAATGGGCCTTGCCAAAGAAGTGATTGACAATACAATAGAAGGCATTTTGATCACCGATACCAATGGTAAAATCATTTCAGTAAACCCTTCGTTTACAAGGATTACTGGCTATCAGGAAAATGAAGTAATTGGAAAGAATCCTAGTATACTTAAGTCAGGTAAACAGCCTCAAACTTTTTATGAGGATATGTGGAAATCTATTGAAAAAAATGGTTTCTGGCAAGGTGAAATCTTGAATAGCCGAAAGGATGGACAGCAATATCTACAATGGCTGACAATTAGTGCAATAAAGAATGATGCTGGGGATGTTGTTCAATATGCCGGAATGTTTAGTGACATTTCAAGTCATAGAGTGAAGAAAGCATAA
- a CDS encoding Rieske (2Fe-2S) protein, with protein sequence MPSDKNNKIPFNEDNYTHNIERDNERKLDRRGFMKTLVGAAGVFAISSLPWGAIAAKELMGLGEKEYPHKKITDVSGLAIGDAVEFKFPGDHDDAILIRLSETKYVAYQNACTHLRCPVFWVKEEGEMICPCHHGKFDVETGAPTAGPPRRPLPEIQVKVENGAVYAVRVKRYEV encoded by the coding sequence ATGCCGTCGGATAAAAATAATAAAATCCCCTTTAATGAAGATAATTACACCCATAATATTGAACGGGATAATGAAAGAAAGCTCGACAGACGAGGGTTCATGAAAACATTAGTGGGAGCTGCAGGAGTATTCGCGATTTCCTCCCTTCCTTGGGGAGCGATTGCGGCTAAAGAATTGATGGGACTTGGGGAAAAGGAGTATCCTCACAAAAAAATTACCGATGTAAGCGGACTTGCAATTGGTGACGCAGTGGAGTTTAAATTTCCAGGGGATCATGATGATGCCATTTTGATCAGATTGTCTGAAACGAAATATGTAGCATATCAAAATGCATGCACACATCTTCGTTGCCCGGTATTTTGGGTGAAAGAAGAAGGTGAAATGATCTGTCCTTGCCATCATGGGAAATTTGATGTTGAAACAGGTGCTCCAACTGCCGGACCGCCAAGGAGGCCCCTGCCTGAAATTCAAGTGAAAGTTGAAAATGGCGCAGTATACGCTGTAAGGGTGAAGCGTTATGAAGTTTAA
- a CDS encoding IclR family transcriptional regulator, with amino-acid sequence MQAHNKTVVKSMQILTLFINHPKLTFNEMMELSNLPKTSLHRMVGSLEEMGFLTKDDDGHYSLGLIFLQFGQLVGERLDIRSIAYPIMKDLRDDAEEAVNLIVRDKDEAMYIEKVDTLHPVRLYTSIGRRSPLYAGDSRIILAYLPEEERENYLGSIQLKPIAIGTITDKTELRHALDEAKMNGYTITSSELEDYTKAVSAPILNGKGEIVAGISVAGIEARFQEDRLPELIDKVMKAAKAISVKLGSQTH; translated from the coding sequence ATGCAGGCACATAACAAAACGGTCGTGAAATCCATGCAAATCCTAACCCTTTTCATAAATCATCCAAAACTGACCTTTAATGAAATGATGGAACTTTCCAATTTGCCGAAAACGTCGTTACACCGTATGGTGGGATCATTGGAAGAAATGGGGTTTTTAACAAAGGACGATGATGGCCACTATTCACTTGGACTTATATTCCTGCAGTTTGGTCAACTGGTTGGGGAGCGTTTGGATATCAGGTCAATCGCCTATCCCATCATGAAAGACCTGCGGGATGATGCTGAAGAAGCAGTGAATTTAATTGTGAGGGATAAGGATGAAGCGATGTATATTGAAAAGGTGGACACCCTGCACCCTGTTCGACTTTATACATCCATTGGAAGGCGTTCGCCATTGTATGCTGGAGATTCTCGAATCATCCTAGCGTATTTGCCGGAAGAAGAGCGTGAAAATTATTTGGGAAGCATTCAATTAAAACCAATCGCCATTGGAACGATAACGGATAAAACTGAACTCCGTCACGCTTTGGATGAAGCGAAAATGAATGGTTACACGATAACTTCATCAGAACTTGAGGATTATACAAAAGCGGTGAGTGCACCGATACTCAATGGTAAAGGTGAAATAGTAGCTGGTATTAGTGTGGCTGGGATTGAAGCAAGATTTCAGGAAGATCGCTTGCCTGAATTGATTGACAAAGTAATGAAAGCTGCCAAAGCCATTTCCGTGAAACTTGGTTCTCAAACACATTAA
- a CDS encoding 4Fe-4S dicluster domain-containing protein: MKKRLYLELENCIGCRSCLAACTQCGGHEERNRNYVYDVNPLVNRQTMPLMCLHCVNPACARSCPAQAIQIHETGAVLSALVEKCIGCQNCTIACPYGIPKFDTEQNLMYKCDLCIDRTKNGIPPMCASVCPSNTLQWLTDEEIGNRKKQFNLDNGKWVTSLPYLESETNVKVNLPGILQGIEKLF, encoded by the coding sequence ATGAAAAAGAGGCTCTACTTAGAACTTGAAAACTGCATAGGATGCCGGTCATGCCTTGCTGCTTGTACACAATGCGGAGGGCATGAAGAGCGGAACAGGAACTACGTTTATGATGTAAACCCTCTGGTCAATCGGCAGACGATGCCTCTTATGTGCCTCCATTGTGTGAATCCGGCCTGTGCAAGAAGCTGTCCTGCCCAGGCAATCCAAATACATGAGACAGGGGCCGTCTTATCAGCTCTCGTTGAAAAATGTATTGGCTGCCAAAACTGTACGATTGCTTGTCCATATGGCATACCAAAATTTGACACTGAACAAAACTTAATGTACAAATGCGATTTATGTATCGACCGGACAAAAAACGGTATCCCGCCAATGTGTGCAAGTGTTTGTCCATCCAATACACTTCAGTGGCTCACCGATGAGGAAATTGGAAATAGAAAAAAACAATTTAATCTAGATAATGGAAAATGGGTGACTAGCCTGCCTTATCTTGAAAGTGAAACGAACGTTAAGGTAAATCTGCCTGGTATTTTACAGGGAATTGAAAAGCTATTTTAG
- a CDS encoding molybdopterin oxidoreductase family protein, which yields MQKDKFFKAESNVIHPNETLVKTHCAYCGMQCGMNLRVNVATNKIIGVEPRYDWPVTVGKMCPKGVTAYQQTNHDDRILKPLIRDDASLKGTKEGFREASWNEAYDLIANKFRELQGKYGKDSLSVFSGVSMTNEKCYLTGKFARVALGTRYIDYNGRFCMSSAAGGFLRSFGVDRGSTLPWTDIHETDCLFIAGSNTAECHPTSMFRVWNVQERGGYIIVADPRETPIARRADVHLDLKPGTDLALANGILNLLIQNGYADEGFINNHTNGFEETKELVREFTPEYTSELTGVAPEKIIRAAEIYGKSPNAVVMFARGIEQQQKGVDNVSGYTNLALVTGKIGRPKSGVATFTGQGNGQGGREHGQKADLLPGYRKITNPEHVAEVCKVWKITPEEMPQPGVSAYEMFELMEQKTIRGLYLLCSNPAVSAPNLNFVRSAMKNLDFMLCSDFYLSESAEFADVILPSVTWSEDEGTVTNLEGRIIKINKAQEPIGESKPDWQIQVELAERLGRGKYFSHLKTAKDIADEFRLASKGGYADYYGASWDKIDKQDGVFWPCKDENDMGTPHMFLDKKFYHADGKAKICALPYRPPAEEPDEKYPLRLTTGRVVYHYLSGNQTRRIQFLRDMCPEPYVEVHPETAKKYNMDHEDNVRLYTRRGEAIYKVKITEAIREDTVFVPYHFGHEQSINLLTIAALDPMSRMPEFKVCAAQLEKVEIKKVQ from the coding sequence ATGCAAAAGGATAAGTTTTTTAAAGCAGAAAGTAATGTGATACACCCGAATGAAACATTGGTCAAAACCCATTGTGCTTATTGCGGAATGCAGTGCGGAATGAATTTAAGGGTAAATGTTGCGACGAATAAAATCATTGGGGTTGAACCCCGTTATGACTGGCCTGTAACCGTTGGGAAAATGTGTCCAAAAGGGGTTACAGCTTACCAGCAGACGAATCATGATGATCGTATTTTAAAACCGCTTATTCGTGATGATGCATCATTAAAGGGAACAAAGGAAGGTTTCCGTGAAGCAAGCTGGAATGAGGCGTATGATTTAATCGCAAATAAGTTCAGGGAACTTCAAGGTAAATATGGAAAAGATTCATTATCCGTTTTCAGCGGGGTATCAATGACAAATGAAAAATGCTATTTAACAGGGAAATTTGCACGTGTTGCTCTTGGAACTCGCTACATTGATTATAATGGCCGATTTTGCATGTCGAGTGCAGCCGGGGGATTCCTTCGTTCTTTTGGAGTTGATAGAGGTTCAACATTACCCTGGACTGATATTCATGAAACGGATTGCTTATTTATTGCAGGTAGCAACACAGCAGAATGTCATCCGACTTCTATGTTCCGAGTCTGGAACGTTCAAGAAAGAGGAGGATACATTATCGTGGCAGATCCCCGTGAAACTCCTATTGCGAGAAGAGCAGATGTGCACCTTGACCTGAAACCGGGAACCGATCTTGCCCTTGCTAATGGAATCTTAAATTTATTAATTCAAAATGGTTATGCGGATGAAGGGTTTATTAATAATCATACAAACGGGTTTGAAGAAACAAAAGAGCTTGTACGAGAATTTACACCGGAATATACGAGTGAGCTTACAGGTGTGGCACCGGAAAAAATTATTCGCGCAGCAGAGATTTATGGGAAATCACCGAATGCAGTTGTGATGTTTGCACGTGGAATCGAACAGCAGCAAAAGGGTGTTGACAATGTATCTGGATATACAAACTTGGCGCTTGTGACAGGTAAAATCGGACGGCCCAAGTCTGGTGTAGCGACATTCACTGGTCAAGGAAACGGACAAGGGGGACGGGAGCATGGCCAGAAAGCCGATTTATTGCCAGGATACCGTAAAATTACAAACCCTGAACATGTAGCAGAAGTTTGTAAAGTATGGAAAATCACTCCGGAAGAAATGCCCCAGCCGGGTGTTTCTGCATATGAAATGTTTGAATTGATGGAACAAAAAACGATTCGCGGATTGTATCTGCTATGTTCTAATCCTGCAGTATCTGCGCCGAATCTGAATTTCGTCAGAAGTGCGATGAAAAATCTTGATTTTATGTTGTGTTCGGATTTCTATCTTTCTGAATCAGCAGAGTTCGCGGATGTGATCCTGCCATCTGTAACGTGGTCAGAAGATGAAGGAACAGTTACAAACCTTGAAGGAAGAATTATTAAGATAAATAAGGCACAAGAACCAATCGGTGAATCTAAGCCCGATTGGCAAATACAAGTAGAACTTGCAGAACGTCTTGGAAGAGGAAAATACTTTTCCCATTTGAAAACAGCAAAAGATATAGCTGATGAATTCAGACTGGCTAGTAAAGGAGGATATGCCGATTATTATGGTGCTTCATGGGATAAAATCGACAAACAGGACGGAGTATTTTGGCCTTGTAAGGATGAAAATGATATGGGAACGCCGCATATGTTCCTGGATAAGAAATTCTATCACGCAGACGGCAAAGCGAAAATTTGTGCGCTTCCTTACCGTCCCCCTGCTGAGGAGCCAGATGAAAAATATCCACTTCGTTTAACAACCGGGCGTGTCGTTTACCACTACTTATCTGGAAACCAGACGAGAAGAATCCAGTTCCTGCGTGATATGTGCCCGGAGCCATACGTCGAAGTACATCCGGAAACGGCAAAAAAATACAATATGGATCATGAGGATAACGTCCGCCTGTACACCCGAAGAGGCGAGGCAATCTATAAAGTGAAAATTACAGAAGCAATTCGTGAGGACACTGTATTTGTTCCATACCACTTTGGGCACGAGCAATCTATCAACCTATTAACCATCGCAGCACTTGACCCAATGTCCCGTATGCCGGAGTTTAAGGTCTGTGCGGCTCAATTGGAAAAAGTCGAAATAAAGAAGGTGCAATAA
- a CDS encoding sensor histidine kinase: MDLNKHLEMEKGVTPGSSDATILVNESGVISFANQQVYENFGYDHHELNGEKLLNLIPGANLQHSGEGEIIHQLGIHRDGHAFSLFFRVNSFQLAKELYYLIVAHKVKDQSRINQQQSYPINELVDLIYALDESTIVAFTDEKGKIINFNKKFCEVSKYSATELIGKDHRIINSGYHSKEFMQELWRTISSGSVWRGEIKNKAKDGTYYWVDTTIVPFLNEKGNPYKYLAIRKEITEYKRVLEELGKFVNKMADFQFALDASSIVAITDQRGTIKYVNDQFCRISKFSKEELIGQDHRIINSGFHSKEFFDNLWKTISSGEVWKGEIKNKAKDNTYYWVDTTIVPFLDEFQKPYQYLAIRYEVTQRKLAEEEIQKMTGKIIDVQEEERKRISRELHDDIGQNLYSHLITINRLQTEMDHPLLDQMQDEATEIIEALRHLSWELRPSVLDDLGLFPAIRSLLGQFSEHHHIKVHFECYLNCRLNTNKEITIYRIIQEALTNIRKYAQTEEATVTIQEIEEVVRVEIEDKGKGFDLEKVTRGVGLFSMEERARVCGGNLILHSREGKGTKVILKMPL, encoded by the coding sequence ATGGACTTGAATAAACATTTGGAAATGGAAAAAGGGGTTACGCCTGGATCTAGCGATGCGACAATCCTTGTCAATGAATCTGGAGTCATCTCTTTTGCGAATCAACAGGTATATGAAAACTTTGGTTATGATCATCATGAATTGAACGGGGAAAAGCTTCTGAATCTTATACCAGGGGCAAACCTGCAGCACAGCGGGGAAGGGGAGATTATCCACCAGTTGGGGATCCACCGGGATGGTCATGCTTTTTCGCTTTTTTTCAGGGTGAACTCCTTTCAGCTTGCGAAAGAGCTTTATTACTTAATTGTAGCCCATAAAGTGAAAGATCAATCACGGATTAACCAGCAGCAATCCTATCCGATAAATGAACTGGTTGATTTAATTTACGCACTTGATGAATCAACGATTGTTGCATTTACGGATGAAAAGGGCAAGATAATAAACTTTAATAAGAAATTTTGTGAGGTATCCAAATATTCAGCAACAGAGCTTATCGGGAAGGATCACCGAATTATTAATTCAGGTTATCATTCAAAGGAATTTATGCAAGAGCTTTGGCGAACAATTTCATCAGGAAGTGTTTGGCGGGGTGAAATCAAGAACAAAGCGAAGGATGGAACTTATTATTGGGTGGATACCACAATTGTCCCTTTCTTAAATGAAAAAGGGAACCCTTATAAATACCTGGCAATTCGGAAGGAAATTACCGAATATAAACGAGTTTTAGAGGAATTAGGGAAGTTTGTAAATAAAATGGCCGATTTCCAATTTGCTTTGGATGCTTCCTCAATTGTAGCAATAACCGATCAACGAGGGACGATCAAATATGTCAATGATCAATTTTGCCGGATTTCAAAGTTTTCAAAAGAAGAGCTGATCGGACAGGATCATCGAATTATTAACTCGGGATTTCATTCGAAAGAGTTTTTCGACAATCTTTGGAAAACAATATCATCAGGGGAAGTATGGAAAGGCGAGATTAAAAATAAGGCCAAGGATAATACTTATTATTGGGTGGATACGACAATCGTTCCATTTCTTGATGAGTTCCAGAAACCTTACCAATATTTAGCGATTCGATATGAAGTAACCCAGCGTAAGCTTGCGGAAGAAGAGATTCAGAAAATGACCGGGAAAATCATTGATGTGCAGGAAGAAGAAAGAAAACGCATTTCCAGAGAGCTTCATGATGATATCGGACAAAACTTATACAGCCACCTCATAACGATTAACAGACTGCAGACAGAAATGGATCATCCCCTGTTAGATCAGATGCAAGATGAAGCGACCGAAATTATCGAAGCACTCCGGCATCTATCCTGGGAATTAAGGCCATCTGTACTTGATGATCTTGGACTGTTCCCTGCCATTCGCTCTTTATTGGGGCAATTTTCAGAGCATCATCATATCAAGGTCCATTTTGAATGCTATTTGAATTGCCGTCTGAATACAAACAAAGAAATTACCATTTACCGTATTATTCAAGAGGCATTAACAAATATTAGGAAATATGCTCAAACCGAAGAAGCTACAGTGACGATCCAGGAAATAGAGGAAGTAGTTCGTGTAGAAATAGAAGATAAAGGAAAGGGCTTTGATTTAGAAAAAGTTACCCGTGGAGTAGGCTTATTCAGTATGGAGGAAAGAGCCAGAGTTTGCGGCGGAAACCTTATCCTTCATTCTCGTGAAGGGAAAGGGACAAAAGTAATATTGAAAATGCCTTTGTAG
- a CDS encoding sensor histidine kinase — MNTQPLKNNISSYIIQTHEEEIKRIAMELHEGVGQSLSSLFSGMQLIETAIEQPAMKIYAGDMKQLLEKAIQEIRLLAVELHPPTLTTFGLISAIKSYIKIYTSTYGIEVEMENLGIESQISDRDSITLFRVCQEALVNIARYADTTKASIIFKWEKSLLLIMIKDSGKGFEVEAAMNKLSGIAAMCERMHLIGGNCTIFSKIDDGTSIEISLPLY, encoded by the coding sequence ATGAATACTCAGCCACTTAAAAACAACATCAGTTCTTATATCATACAAACACATGAAGAAGAGATTAAAAGAATTGCCATGGAGCTTCATGAAGGTGTGGGGCAGTCCCTTTCCAGTCTCTTTTCCGGAATGCAGCTCATTGAAACGGCAATCGAACAGCCTGCCATGAAAATCTATGCGGGTGATATGAAACAGCTATTGGAGAAGGCAATACAAGAAATCAGGCTTTTGGCTGTAGAATTGCATCCTCCTACCCTTACGACTTTTGGGCTTATTTCAGCTATAAAAAGCTACATAAAAATATATACTTCAACCTATGGAATTGAGGTTGAGATGGAGAATCTGGGAATTGAATCGCAAATCTCTGATAGAGACAGCATTACACTTTTCAGGGTCTGCCAAGAAGCATTGGTGAATATAGCAAGGTATGCTGATACAACAAAAGCAAGTATAATATTCAAATGGGAAAAAAGCTTGTTATTAATTATGATAAAAGATTCAGGGAAAGGGTTTGAGGTTGAAGCCGCCATGAATAAGTTGAGCGGGATTGCTGCCATGTGTGAAAGAATGCATTTGATTGGCGGGAATTGTACCATTTTTTCAAAAATAGATGATGGGACTTCTATAGAGATTTCTCTGCCATTATATTAA
- a CDS encoding response regulator transcription factor, protein MIKILLCDDHAVVRMGLKMLLNNHADMEVIGEASEGNEGIERALELQPNVVVMDLSMPHGKDGLSATSELKKLMPEVAILILTMHDDDEYLFRTIQAGASGCILKSAPHEELLVAIRSLSNGNAYLHPSATKRVMEEYLGSVKQGTADSINLLSDREKEVLTLIAKGFSNKEIAGQLVISVKTVESHKGNLMEKLKMKTRHELVAFALKKGLLGYGI, encoded by the coding sequence TTGATAAAAATTTTGCTTTGCGATGATCACGCCGTTGTAAGAATGGGCTTAAAGATGCTATTAAACAATCATGCTGATATGGAAGTCATAGGGGAAGCTTCAGAAGGGAACGAAGGAATAGAACGAGCACTAGAGCTTCAGCCTAATGTGGTAGTCATGGATTTAAGCATGCCTCATGGGAAAGATGGCTTATCGGCTACTTCCGAACTGAAAAAACTAATGCCTGAGGTAGCCATATTAATACTTACCATGCATGATGATGATGAATATTTGTTCAGAACTATTCAAGCCGGGGCTTCAGGATGTATTTTAAAAAGTGCACCCCATGAAGAATTATTGGTAGCCATCCGATCATTATCGAACGGAAATGCTTACCTTCATCCATCTGCTACAAAAAGGGTAATGGAAGAATATTTAGGCAGTGTGAAGCAGGGAACCGCTGATTCTATCAATCTGTTGTCTGACCGTGAAAAAGAGGTACTTACGTTGATTGCGAAAGGGTTTTCCAATAAAGAAATTGCCGGACAGCTTGTCATAAGCGTGAAAACGGTTGAAAGCCATAAAGGAAACCTAATGGAAAAGCTCAAGATGAAAACAAGGCATGAACTTGTTGCATTCGCTTTAAAAAAGGGGTTATTAGGGTATGGAATTTAA